One window from the genome of Anomalospiza imberbis isolate Cuckoo-Finch-1a 21T00152 chromosome 13, ASM3175350v1, whole genome shotgun sequence encodes:
- the C13H15orf39 gene encoding uncharacterized protein C15orf39 homolog, with translation MASKRYSQSADPVIFKKLPRLEPATGFLPRKIPGTSSPVPHPGSENHFNYKGSYFACPLQSPKGPKQPPAGWSPTPAYLHYGPGALSQPVPAEGPLLSFLLYPPESPDTRLQPPDSQKCKDSLSQEQLMARKKLDSPRCPLPVKKLVVVKKTVPLAVPKPVYGAPASFLAPRMALLLGKQAESLQQRPGEANWALPPATHPLHPSEPHKSGPCADHSLLLLPSSLALPSREQLSSSTALPHYCVTVDKYGPPPIAPFLEASCPSAQSQKKVLEVPSLSLDPWPKLQLPDTSPVMQERSAMCYPPPPYPLSPHRAGPLYQPPAPTAGEPSVLPSFGYVGSREPFPGTYLKPQDPSSYFPSPLEPYVPRTTSARLGAALRDAEPPRDAELPRNTGYPGFAVSPGDASAFHASFPGTEPGCEQHRVDSPQWRAAPRHSSAFQPVCTPEKLSGGSGGLAESFPKRGGSWEKPRQGEEEHLYPGRRNNSPAPQDTPHGGPGQGDACKVKDPAKELIHASLSLTPIKGLEDLRDTKALSSSPPMPVIHNVFSLAPYQEYLEKAKVTDPILFCRKHLWEDSSPPDTGGSQEPAALRDVSVVSSLRSGSDAVQSQGESSYRSIPKKPKPVAQELESQEGSPDRVGTEEPPPKEMVLDLSFKKSLVEAGDTQRPTGCAEGTLDREDKEEKEAAGGKVGSGEAAQPRVPEADSGDKSSFQSSANFMFQKYKLLPSLPPSTEPTQQDGSSQAPQPSPPSSTPAPAQPTSSPSSTPLFPQPGPQLSIILAPNPPQILVPNAPSTPEEEKVLVVKKVGVVPSQSPSGQYFTSLHTLLCDTISGSVSRSSPELLQEWLKKAEQAEELGEMPKSLPSPKNGSKAPSPQKPSNGKEIWLAFQDVAKLLTDLLSQLKTFMAACPFPHVVRAGAIFIPIHVVKEKLFPKLPGSFVDQVLQKHKVELRPTTFSEEKHLRDLELKSCTSRMLKLLAIKWLPEIYPDLLNLHWHNSIRQQLGSSSETGQQPSK, from the exons ATGGCCTCAAAACGGTACTCACAGTCTGCAGACCCTGTGATTTTCAAGAAGCTACCTCGTCTGGAGCCTGCCACCGGCTTCCTGCCCAGGAAAATCCccggcacatccagccctgtGCCTCACCCTGGCTCTGAAAACCATTTCAACTACAAGGGCTCCTACTTTGCCTGCCCGCTGCAGAGCCCCAAGGGCCCCAAGCAGCCCCCAGCCGGCTGGAGCCCCACACCTGCCTACCTGCACTACGGCCCCGGTGCCCTGAGCCAGCCCGTGCCAGCTGAGGGGCCACTGCTGAGCTTCCTGCTGTACCCACCAGAGAGCCCTGACACCAGGCTGCAGCCCCCGGACAGCCAGAAGTGCAAGGACAGCctgagccaggagcagctgatggCCAGGAAGAAGCTGGACAGTCCCAGGTGCCCCTTGCCAGTGAAGAAGCTGGTGGTGGTGAAGAAGACAGTTCCTCTAGCAGTCCCCAAGCCAGTGTACGGTGCCCCCGCCTCCTTCTTGGCTCCCAGGATGGCTCTGCTACTCGGAAAACAAGCAGAGAGCCTGCAGCAGCGACCAGGGGAGGCAAACTGGGCCCTGCCCCCTGCCACCCACCCTCTGCACCCCAGTGAGCCCCACAAGAGCGGTCCCTGTGCCGAccacagcctcctgctgctgccctccagcctggccctgccttccagggagcagctgagctcctccACTGCCTTACCCCACTACTGCGTCACTGTTGATAAGTATGGGCCACCCCCCATCGCCCCGTTCCTGGAAGCAAGTTGTCcctctgcccagagccagaAGAAAGTGCTGGAGGTCCCTAGCCTCAGCCTGGACCCCTGGCCCAAGCTCCAGCTGCCTGACACCAGCCCAGTGATGCAGGAGAGGTCAGCAATGTGCTACCCACCCCCCCCATACCCGCTGTCACCCCACAGAGCTGGCCCCCTCTACCAGCCCCCAGCTCCCACTGCGGGGGAGCCCAGTGTCCTGCCCAGCTTTGGCTACGTGGGAAGCAGGGAGCCCTTTCCTGGCACCTACCTCAAGCCCCAAGATCCCAGCAGTTATTTTCCCAGCCCCTTGGAGCCCTACGTGCCGAGGACAACGAGTGCCAGGCTGGGGGCGGCGCTGAGGGATGCTGAGCCACCCAGGGATGCCGAGCTGCCCAGGAACACCGGGTACCCAGGCTTTGCCGTCAGCCCGGGAGATGCATCCGCGTTCCACGCCTCCTTTCCCGGCACGGAGCCGGGGTGTGAGCAGCACAGGGTAGACAGTCCACAGTGGCGAGCAGCTCCGAGGCACAGCAGCGCTTTCCAGCCTGTCTGCACCCCAGAGAAgctttctgggggctccggTGGGCTCGCTGAGTCATTTCCCAagagaggagggagctgggagaagcCCAGGCAAGGGGAGGAGGAGCACCTATACCCAGGGAGGAGGAACAACAGCCCAGCCCCTCAGGACACCCCCCATGGGGGACCAGGGCAAGGAGACGCCTGCAAGGTCAAGGATCCAGCCAAGGAGCTCATCCACGCTTCTCTGTCCTTGACCCCCATCAAAGGGCTGGAAGACCTGAGGGACACCAAGGCTTTGTCTTCCTCCCCACCGATGCCTGTGATCCACAATGTCTTCAGCCTGGCACCTTACCAGGAGTATCTGGAGAAGGCCAAGGTCACAGACCCCATTCTTTTCTGCAGGAAGCATCTGTGGGAGGACTCCTCACCCCCAGACACGGGTGGCAGCCAGGAGCCTGCTGCCCTCAGAGACGTCTCAGTGGTGTCCAGCCTGAGGTCAGGCAGTGATGCAGTGCAGAGCCAAGGGGAAAGCTCTTACAGGAGCATCCCTAAAAAGCCAAAGCCTGTGGCCCAAGAGCTGGAGTCTCAGGAGGGCAGCCCTGACAGGGTGGGCACTGAGGAGCCACCCCCTAAGGAAATGGTGCTGGACCTTAGCTTCAAGAAGAGTCTGGTAGAagctggggacacccagagACCCACTGGCTGTGCGGAGGGGACACTGGACCGAGAGGacaaggaggagaaagaggctgcaggagggaaggTGGGGTCGGGAGAGGCTGCACAGCCCCGGGTGCCTGAGGCGGACTCTGGGGACAAGAGCAGCTTCCAGAGCTCGGCCAACTTCATGTTCCAAAAATACAAgctgctgccctccctcccacccAGCACTGAGCCCACCCAGCAGGATGGCAGCTCTCAagccccccagcccagcccccccagcagcacccccgCACCAGCTCAGCCAACCTCCTCTCCATCCAGCAcccccctgttcccacagcctggcccccAGCTCAGCATCATCCTagccccaaaccctccccagaTCCTGGTTCCCAATGCCCCCTCCActccagaggaggagaaggtgtTGGTGGTCAAGAAGGTTGGTGTTGTCCCCTCACAGAGCCCCTCGGGGCAGTACTTCACCTCCCTGCACACCTTGCTCTGTGACACAATTTCAGGCTCAGTGTCCCGCTCctccccagagctcctgcaggagTGGCTGAAGAAGGCTGAGCAGGCAGAAGAGCTGGGAGAGATGCCCaaatccctgcccagccccaaaAATGGCTCCAAGGCTCCCAGTCCTCAGAAGCCCAGCAACGGCAAGGAGATCTGGCTGGCTTTCCAGGACGTGGCCAAGCTCCTCACCgacctgctctcccagctgaagACCTTCATGGCCGCTTGCCCTTTCCCCCACGTCGTCCGGGCAGGAGCCATCTTCATCCCCATCCACGTGGTGaaggagaagctcttcccaaaGCTGCCTGGGAGCTTTGTGGACCAAGTGCTGCAGAAGCACAAGGTGGAGCTGCGTCCCACCACCTTCTCGGAGGAGAAGCACCTGAGGGACCTGGAGCTGAAGAGCTGCACCTCCCGCATGCTGAAGCTCCTGGCGATCAAGTGGCTTCCCGAAATCTATCCTGACCTGCTCAACCTCCACTGGCACAACTCCATCCGGCAGCAGCTCG GTTCAAGCTCAGAGACTGGCCAGCAGCCATCCAA GTAG
- the LOC137482146 gene encoding uncharacterized protein isoform X2 produces MGDACLGTTLVPDLRMRDPFIPKGYGHARRDVGIPELMDSPSPWGGCSRVPSRGLKNSLLRCSSSCCRLNQMLSSYRSFLQANVLEFMNGSVVVRGEVLFRGDAPAPTKSHLIRTVVTEASKGRSIFSWQLEPQSVQSGGFSLENLDPEKLSISLTGSPLGMSRMDALERLVREVTAAVSALYHVRNFTISQLRHLGGNTEITGDLYLDTVVHADVTEVLEALTTLSGLSLDLTSVSVEGSKLGLHVYPLSFVVTNRHFSQKLQDPLSAEHCNLSRDLGDAVARALRDYPTFLTAIIREFLPGSLICHGNMIFRPPAPSSVEVLKTLVLSVGPDQALADSDIHVDPHSLSVGGP; encoded by the exons ATGGGAGATGCATGTTTAGGGACCACCTTGGTGCCAGACCTCAGAATGAGGGATCCTTTCATCCCAAAGGGTTACGGGCATGCCAGGAGGGATGTGGGCATCCCAGAACTAATGGACAGCCCCTCACCctgggggggctgcagcagggtaCCCAGCAGAGGCCTTAAAAACTCATTGCTCAGGTGTTCTTCAAGCTGCTGCAGG CTCAACCAGATGCTGTCCAGCTACAGGAGCTTCCTGCAGGCAAATGTCCTTGAGTTCAT gAATGGCTCAGTGGTGGTGCGAGGGGAGGTTCTGTTCCGGGGGGATGCTCCTGCTCCCACCAAGTCCCACCTCATCCGGACAGTCGTCACGGAGGCAAGCAAGGGAAGGAGCATCTtcagctggcagctggagccCCAGTCTGTCCAGTCTGGTG GCTTCAGCCTGGAGAACCTGGACCCCGAGAAGCTGTCCATCTCCCTCACCGGCTCCCCGCTTGGGATGAGCAGGATGGATGCTCTGGAGAGGCTGGTCAGAGAG GTAACTGCAGCTGTCAGTGCCCTCTACCACGTGAGGAACTTCACCATCTCCCAGCTCAG ACACCTGGGTGGGAACACGGAGATCACTGGAGACCTCTACCTAGACACAGTTGTCCATGCTGACGTTACGGAGGTTCTGGAAGCCCTGACTACGCTCTCAGGCCTCTCCCTGGACCTGACCTCTGTCTCGGTGGAGG GCTCCAAGCTTGGTCTGCACGTGTACCCTCTCTCCTTTGTTGTCACCAACAGACACTTCAGCCAGAAGCTTCAGGATCCGCTCTCTGCCGAGCACTGCAATCTCTCCAGGGACCTTGGCGATGCG GTGGCGAGAGCCCTGAGGGATTACCCCACCTTCCTGACAGCGATCATAAGAGAATTCCT GCCTGGCTCCTTGATCTGCCATGGGAACATGATCTTCCGTCCCCCTGCTCCTAGCAGTGTGGAGGTTCTGAAGACACTTGTGCTCTCGGTTGGGCCAGACCAGGCTTTGGCTGACTCTGACATCCATGTGGATCCAcactctctctctgtgggag GGCCCTGA
- the LOC137482146 gene encoding mucin-1-like isoform X1, translating to MSPGASPARPRAPSPAGPTVAGMSSTGTGVIPELGQMFVMGESRHSDPKTASVGAVPTAAGPPGPGPASPGSVPPPCSTKPAVQRGSERGPLAATCSSVTAPCCLPTSPGAGHVASSLLSSQTLAVPTAVTLVAHVVSSGSSTSQRSSTATEHLPAATRAASSPAELMSEGRPGSTGMKPPASHPSSLPLPAQPVHMLPLQFRLLGIAYGPALGSRNSESYRQLEGDVRLMLNQMLSSYRSFLQANVLEFMNGSVVVRGEVLFRGDAPAPTKSHLIRTVVTEASKGRSIFSWQLEPQSVQSGGFSLENLDPEKLSISLTGSPLGMSRMDALERLVREVTAAVSALYHVRNFTISQLRHLGGNTEITGDLYLDTVVHADVTEVLEALTTLSGLSLDLTSVSVEGSKLGLHVYPLSFVVTNRHFSQKLQDPLSAEHCNLSRDLGDAVARALRDYPTFLTAIIREFLPGSLICHGNMIFRPPAPSSVEVLKTLVLSVGPDQALADSDIHVDPHSLSVGGP from the exons ATGTCCCCTGGAGCCTCCCCAGCACGGCCCagggctcccagccctgcaggtcCCACCGTGGCTGGGATGAGCTCCACAGGCACCGGTGTCATCCCAGAGCTCGGACAGATGTTTGTGATGGGAGAATCCAGGCACAGTGACCCCAAGACAGCGTCAGTGGGAGCCGTTCCCACTGCAGCAGGACCTCCTGGGCCcggccctgccagcccaggctctgtgCCTCCCCCCTGCTCCACCAAGCCAGCTGTGCAGCGTGGCTCTGAGCGCGGGCCCCTCGCTGCCACCTGCAGCAGCGTGACAGCTCCATGCTGCCTGCCGACTTCTCCTGGAGCTGGGCATGTGgccagctccctgctcagctcccagaccctggctgtgcccacagcagtGACCCTCGTTGCCCACGTCGTGTCCAGCGGCTCCAGCACTTCCCAGCGCTCCTCCACAGCCACAGAGCATCTCCCTGCAGCCACCAGAGCGgcctccagcccagcagagctgatgAGCGAGGGCAGACCTGGCTCCACAGGGATGAAACCCCCTGCATCCCACCCCTCCAGCCtccccctgcccgcacagcctGTGCACATGCTGCCCTTGCAATTCCGGCTGCTGGGCATCGCTTACGGCCCGGCTCTGGGCAGCAGGAATTCGGAGAGCTACCGGCAGCTGGAGGGAGATGTGAGACTGATG CTCAACCAGATGCTGTCCAGCTACAGGAGCTTCCTGCAGGCAAATGTCCTTGAGTTCAT gAATGGCTCAGTGGTGGTGCGAGGGGAGGTTCTGTTCCGGGGGGATGCTCCTGCTCCCACCAAGTCCCACCTCATCCGGACAGTCGTCACGGAGGCAAGCAAGGGAAGGAGCATCTtcagctggcagctggagccCCAGTCTGTCCAGTCTGGTG GCTTCAGCCTGGAGAACCTGGACCCCGAGAAGCTGTCCATCTCCCTCACCGGCTCCCCGCTTGGGATGAGCAGGATGGATGCTCTGGAGAGGCTGGTCAGAGAG GTAACTGCAGCTGTCAGTGCCCTCTACCACGTGAGGAACTTCACCATCTCCCAGCTCAG ACACCTGGGTGGGAACACGGAGATCACTGGAGACCTCTACCTAGACACAGTTGTCCATGCTGACGTTACGGAGGTTCTGGAAGCCCTGACTACGCTCTCAGGCCTCTCCCTGGACCTGACCTCTGTCTCGGTGGAGG GCTCCAAGCTTGGTCTGCACGTGTACCCTCTCTCCTTTGTTGTCACCAACAGACACTTCAGCCAGAAGCTTCAGGATCCGCTCTCTGCCGAGCACTGCAATCTCTCCAGGGACCTTGGCGATGCG GTGGCGAGAGCCCTGAGGGATTACCCCACCTTCCTGACAGCGATCATAAGAGAATTCCT GCCTGGCTCCTTGATCTGCCATGGGAACATGATCTTCCGTCCCCCTGCTCCTAGCAGTGTGGAGGTTCTGAAGACACTTGTGCTCTCGGTTGGGCCAGACCAGGCTTTGGCTGACTCTGACATCCATGTGGATCCAcactctctctctgtgggag GGCCCTGA
- the LOC137481785 gene encoding uncharacterized protein C15orf39 homolog, which yields MPSADPVIFKKLPRLEPATDFLPRKIPGTSSPVPHPGSENHFNYKGSYFACLLQSPRGPKQPPAGWSPTPAYLHYGPGALSQPAAAPGQPEVQGQPDKSRPPPIAPFLEASCPSAQSQKKVLEVPSLSLDPWPKLQLPDTSPVMQERSAMCYPPPPYPLSPHRAGPLYQPPAPTAGEPSVLPSFGYVGSREPFPGTYLKPQDPSSYFPSPLEPYVPRTTSARLGAALRDAEPPRDAELPRNTGYPGFAVSPGDASAFHASFPGTEPGCEQHRVDSPQWRAAPRHSSAFQPVCTPEKLSGGSGGLAESFPKRGGSWEKPRQGEEEHLYPGRRNNSPAPQDTPHGGPGQGDACKVKDPAKELIHASLSLTPIKGLEDLRDTKALSSSPPMPVIHNVFSLAPYQEYLEKAKVTDPILFCRKHLWEDSSPPDTGGSQEPAALRDVSVVSSLRSGSDAVQSQGESSYRSIPKKPKPVAQELESQEGSPDRVGTEEPPPKEMVLDLSFKKSLVEAGDTQRPTGCAEGTLDREDKEEKEAAGGKVGSGEAAQPRVPEADSGDKSSFQSSANFMFQKYKLLPSLPPSTEPTQQDGSSQAPQPSPPSSTPAPAQPTSSPSSTPLFPQPGPQLSIILAPNPPQILVPNAPSTPEEEKVLVVKKVGVVPSQSPSGQYFTSLHTLLCDTISGSVSRSSPELLQEWLKKAEQAEELGEMPKSLPSPKNGSKAPSPQKPSNGKEIWLAFQDVAKLLTDLLSQLKTFMAACPFPHVVRAGAIFIPIHVVKEKLFPKLPGSFVDQVLQKHKVELRPTTFSEEKHLRDLELKSCTSRMLKLLAIKWLPEIYPDLLNLHWHNSIRQQLGR from the exons TCTGCAGACCCTGTAATTTTCAAGAAGCTACCTCGTCTGGAACCCGCCACCGACTTCCTGCCCAGGAAAATCCccggcacatccagccctgtgccccaccCTGGCTCTGAAAACCATTTCAACTACAAGGGCTCCTACtttgcctgcctgctgcagagccCCAGGGGCCCCAAGCAGCCCCCAGCTGGCTGGAGCCCCACACCTGCCTACCTGCACTACGGCCCCGGTGCCCTGAGCCAGCCC GCTGCAGCCCCCGGACAGCCAGAAGTGCAAGGACAGCCTGATAAGTCCAGGCCACCCCCCATCGCCCCGTTCCTGGAAGCAAGTTGTCcctctgcccagagccagaAGAAAGTGCTGGAGGTCCCCAGCCTCAGCCTGGACCCCTGGCCCAAGCTCCAGCTGCCTGACACCAGCCCAGTGATGCAGGAGAGGTCAGCAATGTGCTACCCACCCCCCCCATACCCGCTGTCACCCCACAGAGCTGGCCCCCTCTACCAGCCCCCAGCTCCCACTGCGGGGGAGCCCAGTGTCCTGCCCAGCTTTGGCTACGTGGGAAGCAGGGAGCCCTTTCCTGGCACCTACCTCAAGCCCCAAGATCCCAGCAGTTATTTTCCCAGCCCCTTGGAGCCCTACGTGCCGAGGACAACGAGTGCCAGGCTGGGGGCGGCGCTGAGGGATGCTGAGCCACCCAGGGATGCCGAGCTGCCCAGGAACACCGGGTACCCAGGCTTTGCCGTCAGCCCGGGAGATGCATCCGCGTTCCACGCCTCCTTTCCCGGCACGGAGCCGGGGTGTGAGCAGCACAGGGTAGACAGTCCACAGTGGCGAGCAGCTCCGAGGCACAGCAGCGCTTTCCAGCCTGTCTGCACCCCAGAGAAgctttctgggggctccggTGGGCTCGCTGAGTCATTTCCCAagagaggagggagctgggagaagcCCAGGCAAGGGGAGGAGGAGCACCTATACCCAGGGAGGAGGAACAACAGCCCGGCCCCTCAGGACACCCCCCATGGGGGACCAGGGCAAGGAGATGCCTGCAAGGTCAAGGATCCAGCCAAGGAGCTCATCCACGCATCTCTGTCCTTGACCCCCATCAAAGGGCTGGAAGACCTGAGGGACACCAAGGCTTTGTCATCCTCCCCACCGATGCCTGTGATCCACAATGTCTTCAGCCTGGCACCTTACCAGGAGTATCTGGAGAAGGCCAAGGTCACAGACCCCATTCTTTTCTGCAGGAAGCATCTGTGGGAGGACTCCTCACCCCCAGACACGGGTGGCAGCCAGGAGCCTGCTGCCCTCAGAGACGTCTCAGTGGTGTCCAGCCTGAGGTCAGGCAGTGATGCAGTGCAGAGCCAAGGGGAAAGCTCTTACAGGAGCATCCCTAAAAAGCCAAAGCCTGTGGCCCAAGAGCTGGAGTCTCAGGAGGGCAGCCCTGACAGGGTGGGCACTGAGGAGCCACCCCCTAAGGAAATGGTGCTGGACCTTAGCTTCAAGAAGAGTCTGGTAGAagctggggacacccagagACCCACTGGCTGTGCGGAGGGGACACTGGACCGAGAGGacaaggaggagaaagaggctgcaggagggaaggTGGGGTCGGGAGAGGCTGCACAGCCCCGGGTGCCTGAGGCGGACTCTGGGGACAAGAGCAGCTTCCAGAGCTCAGCCAACTTCATGTTCCAAAAATACAAgctgctgccctccctcccacccAGCACTGAGCCCACCCAGCAGGATGGCAGCTCTCAagccccccagcccagcccccccagcagcacccccgCACCAGCTCAGCCAACCTCCTCTCCATCCAGCAcccccctgttcccacagcctggcccccAGCTCAGCATCATCCTagccccaaaccctccccagaTCCTGGTTCCCAATGCCCCCTCCActccagaggaggagaaggtgtTGGTGGTCAAGAAGGTTGGTGTTGTCCCCTCACAGAGCCCCTCGGGGCAGTACTTCACCTCCCTGCACACCTTGCTCTGTGACACAATTTCAGGCTCAGTGTCCCGCTCctccccagagctcctgcaggagTGGCTGAAGAAGGCTGAGCAGGCAGAAGAGCTGGGAGAGATGCCCaaatccctgcccagccccaaaAATGGCTCCAAGGCTCCCAGTCCTCAGAAGCCCAGCAACGGCAAGGAGATCTGGCTGGCTTTCCAGGACGTGGCCAAGCTCCTCACCgacctgctctcccagctgaagACCTTCATGGCCGCTTGCCCTTTCCCCCACGTCGTCCGGGCAGGAGCCATCTTCATCCCCATCCACGTGGTGaaggagaagctcttcccaaaGCTGCCTGGGAGCTTTGTGGACCAAGTGCTGCAGAAGCACAAGGTGGAGCTGCGTCCCACCACCTTCTCGGAGGAGAAGCACCTGAGGGACCTGGAGCTGAAGAGCTGCACCTCCCGCATGCTGAAGCTCCTGGCGATCAAGTGGCTTCCCGAAATCTATCCTGACCTGCTCAACCTCCACTGGCACAACTCCATCCGGCAGCAGCTCGGTAGGTAG